In Dermacentor andersoni chromosome 4, qqDerAnde1_hic_scaffold, whole genome shotgun sequence, the following proteins share a genomic window:
- the LOC126536364 gene encoding steroid receptor RNA activator 1-like has translation MAALRPGNDDKAWNDPPVFAYTDVQGTPAAAAPKRNLLNKRVPFPQDGIKPQNAPSATGTAPPPSGQATSSGLFKAAHSGNLTEASNKADQKEAEEVNDSPKATPACSPENIKEETLSNLNKAARQYAQNMEKRKQDDVKKRLDLFKSVWEEGKLSLPVQQRMHELALELLNGNHEKANALHVSLMVDYVSEVSQWMLGIKHLILAAQAAQEKPASEAQEST, from the exons atggcggcgctcaGGCCAG GGAATGATGACAAGGCGTGGAACGATCCTCCAGTGTTCGCCTACACTGACGTCCAAGGCACACCCGCCGCAGCGGCGCCCAAGAGGAACCTTTTGAACAAGAGGGTACCCTTTCCCCAGGATGGTATAAAGCCTCAGAATGCACCGTCTGCTACTGGCACAGCGCCGCCTCCTTCAG gACAAGCAACATCATCTGGGCTTTTCAAAGCAGCCCATTCAGGTAACCTCACAGAAGCTAGTAATAAGGCTGACCAAAAGGAGGCAGAAGAGGTAAATGATAGTCCCAAGGCGACCCCGGCCTGTTCCCCAGAAAACATCAAAGAAGAGACTCTAAGCAACCTCAACAAAGCTGCCAGACAGTATGCACAGAACATGGAG AAGAGAAAGCAAGATGATGTAAaaaagcgattagatttattcAAAAGTGTTTGGGAGGAGGGAAAGCTCAGTCTACCAGTACAACAACGAATGCACGAGTTAGCACTGG AGCTTCTGAATGGAAATCACGAGAAGGCAAACGCACTTCATGTTTCCCTAATGGTGGACTACGTAAGTGAG GTCAGTCAGTGGATGCTTGGCATCAAGCACCTTATCTTAGCAGCCCAGGCAGCACAAGAAAAGCCTGCTAGTGAAGCACAGGAGTCCACTTGA